One Euphorbia lathyris chromosome 1, ddEupLath1.1, whole genome shotgun sequence DNA segment encodes these proteins:
- the LOC136210770 gene encoding RNA-binding NOB1-like protein: METSPTSSCWSNIVKNQPPPQINQNPNPTKVFVESCQSSGGISLAIIDANAVIQGGEKLHNQADKFVTVPEVLSEIRDPVSRHRLSFTPFTIDSMEPTPEALNKVIKFARATGDLQTLSNVDLKLIALTYTLESQIHGTKHIRDVPPPIHTVNVKRLPEKELPGWGSNVPNLEEWEALEQESGDGSNANSRILPLKEMSLNCIPADNQSENGSLLAGSEAHSENPEDVEHGLRKNRRYPSKKKEISIEGKMVADGIDASQGQFDDNSGDWMPAVSRSTHRRFLRRKARREHYDALFEKDSHQDMEKNMDDGNIEETTVPDKSAETVEAGNKISEENEMNNGNGDLSLILEQMRLEEGSQKGLREEPEDSCNSVDLEFSETTAMEDSLDVNANVDPEAGEIDNFDGQQDHLDNLSETNASVDASHVTDDASEQSWMLRSLSESSVACVTSDFAMQNVLLQMGLRLLAPGGMQIRQLQRWILKCHACYTVTAEIGRIFCPKCGNGGTLRKVAITVGENGITLADRRPRICLRGTKFSLPLPQGGRDAIAKNVILREDQLPHKYLYPKTKKKVNKEGDDLFVPDDIFSQNTDKKAPFRPPVRKALAVFSGKRNPNDNHYARHNH, encoded by the exons ATGGAGACCTCACCAACATCATCATGTTGGAGCAACATAGTGAAGAATCAACCGCCACCGCAGATCAACCAGAATCCGAACCCCACGAAAGTGTTCGTCGAGAGCTGCCAGTCTTCTGGAGGCATATCGTTGGCAATAATAGATGCTAACGCTGTAATTCAGGGCGGTGAAAAGCTTCATAACCAGGCCGATAAGTTCGTTACCGTCCCCGAAGTCCTCTCCGAGATTCGGGATCCTGTTTCCCGCCACCGCCTCTCCTTCACCCCCTTCACCATTGATTCCATGGAGCCCACCCCTGAAGCTCTTAATAAAG TTATCAAGTTTGCAAGGGCAACCGGTGACTTACAAACTCTCTCTAACGTGGACCTTAAACTCATTGCTTTGACTTACACATTAGAATCACAGATCCATGGAACTAAACATATTAGGGATGTTCCTCCTCCTATCCACACAGTCAACGTGAAGAGGCTACCTGAGAAGGAGTTGCCTGGATGGGGTTCCAATGTTCCTAACTTGGAAGAGTGGGAAGCATTAGAACAGGAAAGTGGGGATGGCTCAAATGCCAACTCTAGGATCCTTCCTTTGAAAGAAATGAGCTTGAACTGTATACCTGCTGACAACCAATCTGAGAATGGTTCATTGTTAGCTGGAAGTGAAGCACATTCAGAGAATCCTGAAGATGTGGAGCATGGTTTGAGGAAAAATAGGAGATATCcttcaaagaaaaaggagataAGCATTGAAGGGAAGATGGTAGCAGATGGAATTGATGCATCTCAAGGGCAATTTGATGATAATTCTGGTGATTGGATGCCTGCTGTCAGTCGGAGTACTCATAGAAGGTTTCTTAGGAGGAAAGCTCGACGGGAACATTATGATGCATTATTCGAGAAGGATAGTCATCAAGACATGGAGAAAAATATGGATGATGGAAACATCGAGGAAACTACTGTTCCAGATAAAAGTGCAGAAACAGTAGAAGCTGGGAACAAGATTTCTGAGGAAAACGAGATGAACAATGGCAATGGAGATCTATCTTTAATCTTAGAACAAATGAGACTCGAGGAAGGTTCACAGAAGGGTCTTCGAGAAGAGCCAGAAGACAGCTGCAATTCCGTGGATCTTGAGTTTTCGGAGACTACTGCTATGGAAGATTCTTTGGATGTCAATGCAAATGTTGATCCTGAAGCAGGtgaaattgataattttgatggACAACAAGATCACTTGGACAACTTAAGCGAGACCAATGCAAGTGTTGATGCATCACATGTTACTGATGATGCTAGTGAACAAAGCTGGATGCTTAGATCCTTATCAGAGTCCAGTGTCGCATGTGTAACCAGCGACTTTGCAATGCAGAATGTACTTCTACAAATGGGCTTACGACTGCTTGCACCCGGAGGAATGCAAATCCGCCAGCTGCAGAG ATGGATATTGAAATGCCATGCATGCTATACCGTGACTGCTGAAATTGGGAGGATTTTCTGCCCTAAGTGTGGAAATGGTGGCACTTTACGCAAAGTAGCAATTACAGTTGGGGAGAATGGAATCACTTTGGCAGATCGTCGGCCGCGGATATGTCTACGTGGTACAAAG TTTTCTCTGCCTTTACCACAAGGTGGAAGAGACGCCATTGCTAAGAATGTTATTCTGCGTGAAGATCAACTCCCACACAAATACCTTTACCCTAAGACGAAGAAGAAAGTGAATAAAGAG GGAGATGACTTGTTTGTTCCGGATGACATCTTCAGCCAGAATACCGATAAAAAGGCCCCATTCCGGCCACCAGTACGAAAGGCATTAGCAGTTTTCAGTGGAAAGAGGAATCCCAATGATAATCACTACGCTCGTCATAATCATTGA